Proteins encoded in a region of the Populus nigra chromosome 3, ddPopNigr1.1, whole genome shotgun sequence genome:
- the LOC133689002 gene encoding uncharacterized protein LOC133689002 has product MSDHNGLSEIEQLVKDRKFSRDEINHLMEILHSRVVDFPNVEQEKEHLSVIARDVGRPATAIEYSRKSTEEKHENLKTAIWGKSIPLVKSTSHSCQMMLEPHQLILQGLIW; this is encoded by the exons ATGTCTGATCATAATGGGCTTTCTGAAATCGAACAGCTAGTGAAGGACAGAAAATTTTCTAG GGATGAAATTAATCATTTGATGGAGATACTTCATTCAAGGGTTGTTGATTTTCCAAATGTTGAGCAAGAAAAGGAACACTTAAGCGTGATTGCTAGAGATGTTGGAAGGCCCGCTACTGCCATTGAATATTCAAGAAAGTCAACTGAAGAAAagcatgaaaatttgaaaaccGCTATTTGGGGAAAATCGATCCCTCTTGTCAAGTCAACT TCTCACAGCTGCCAGATGATGTTGGAGCCTCACCAATTGATATTGCAAGGGCTTATATGGTAA